Proteins encoded by one window of Vibrio algicola:
- a CDS encoding ion transporter, producing MQEQEKDQPEGLKHKLYVIIFGTHTTAGRRFDIMLIVAIICSLIILILDSVPSFVAKWHYEFDLLEYLFTAIFTLEYLLRLYCSPKPKAYAKSFYGIIDLLAILPTYLAFFFPAASFIGIIRLLRVMRIFRILKLVRFLQDSNLLVRTLVTSQRKILIFFSAVAILVTIFGALMYVIEGPENGFTSIPRGIYWAIITITTVGYGDVVPQTPLGQAVAALTMLLGYSILAVPTGIITAELNQEMKAHRSLVLCPNCTKSGHETDALFCKHCGSELADPDKRVVPVKQP from the coding sequence ATGCAAGAGCAAGAAAAAGATCAACCAGAAGGCTTGAAACATAAGCTTTATGTGATCATCTTCGGCACCCACACCACTGCGGGTCGCCGCTTTGACATCATGCTTATTGTGGCGATTATTTGCTCATTGATTATTTTGATCTTAGATTCAGTGCCTTCCTTTGTGGCAAAGTGGCACTATGAATTCGATCTTTTAGAATACTTGTTTACTGCGATTTTCACGCTTGAATACCTGCTGCGCCTATATTGCTCTCCCAAGCCCAAAGCCTATGCGAAAAGCTTTTATGGCATCATAGATTTACTCGCTATTTTGCCCACCTACTTGGCCTTCTTTTTCCCTGCCGCCAGTTTTATTGGCATTATCCGACTATTACGTGTGATGCGGATTTTCCGTATTCTTAAACTAGTTCGATTCTTACAAGATTCGAATTTATTAGTGCGTACTCTGGTTACTTCACAACGAAAAATCTTAATATTTTTCAGCGCTGTGGCAATTTTAGTCACTATCTTTGGCGCATTAATGTATGTGATTGAAGGGCCTGAAAATGGCTTTACCAGTATTCCGCGCGGAATTTATTGGGCAATCATTACTATCACCACCGTAGGCTATGGCGATGTGGTACCACAAACACCATTAGGACAAGCAGTGGCCGCCCTCACCATGTTATTGGGTTATTCAATTTTGGCCGTGCCGACTGGAATTATTACCGCAGAATTAAATCAAGAAATGAAAGCGCATCGTAGCTTAGTACTGTGTCCAAATTGTACTAAGAGTGGCCATGAGACTGACGCGCTGTTTTGTAAGCATTGTGGCAGCGAGCTTGCCGATCCCGATAAACGAGTGGTTCCGGTCAAACAACCGTAA
- a CDS encoding YchE family NAAT transporter has translation MGSIELAIYFQFFFGLVAAVNPIGIMPVFVSLSTHMTPEEKNKTAATANFAVAVILIVSLLFGQVLLNLFSISLDSFRVAGGMLLLSIAFSMMSGKLGEDKQNKQERNEFISREQIGVVPLAMPLMAGPGAISSTIVYGARYPTMIDIFGIIATIIVFCFCSWLLFRSAPIIVRVLGQTGINVVTRIMGLILASLGVEFIATGLGSLFPGLM, from the coding sequence ATGGGCTCGATTGAACTTGCCATTTACTTCCAATTTTTCTTTGGCTTAGTCGCTGCGGTGAACCCGATTGGCATCATGCCAGTATTTGTTTCGCTCTCCACTCACATGACGCCGGAAGAAAAAAATAAAACCGCCGCAACCGCCAATTTCGCGGTAGCGGTGATCTTGATTGTATCCCTTCTTTTTGGTCAAGTGCTGCTTAATCTATTTAGTATTTCTCTCGATTCTTTTCGAGTTGCGGGCGGCATGTTACTGCTAAGCATCGCTTTCTCAATGATGAGTGGTAAGCTAGGGGAAGATAAGCAAAACAAACAAGAACGAAATGAGTTTATTAGTCGTGAGCAAATTGGCGTTGTGCCACTTGCGATGCCGTTAATGGCCGGCCCTGGTGCGATCAGCTCCACCATAGTGTACGGTGCTCGCTACCCAACCATGATTGATATTTTCGGCATTATTGCCACTATCATTGTGTTCTGCTTTTGTTCTTGGCTGCTGTTTCGATCTGCCCCGATTATTGTTCGCGTGTTGGGACAAACCGGAATTAACGTTGTCACTCGTATTATGGGCTTGATCTTAGCGTCACTCGGGGTCGAATTTATTGCCACGGGACTCGGCAGTTTGTTCCCAGGCTTAATGTAG
- the adhE gene encoding bifunctional acetaldehyde-CoA/alcohol dehydrogenase, whose translation MSVTNLAELDALVARVQAAQKEYATFSQEQVDKIFRAASLAANQARIPLAQQAVAESGMGIIEDKVIKNHFASEFIYNKYKDEKTCGVLEENEEFGTMTIAEPVGIICGIVPTTNPTSTAIFKSLIALKTRNAIIFSPHPRAKNSTNDAAKIVLDAAIAAGAPKDIIGWIDQPSVELSNALMKHDGINLILATGGPGMVKAAYSSGKPAIGVGAGNVPVVIDETADIKRAVASVLMSKTFDNGVVCASEQAIIVMDEVYDEVKARFAAHCGYVLSKSEADKVRKILLINGNLNADIVGQPATKIAEMAGITVPSNTKILIGEGGVVSYDDEFAHEKLSPTLGMFRASSFENAVDQAITMVEIGGIGHTSGLYTDQDTNKDRIRYFGDKMKTARILINIPTTHGGIGDLYNFNVAPSLTLGCGSWGGNSISENVGPKHLINKKTVAKRAENMLWHKLPKSIYFRRGSLPIALTDLEDKKRAFLVTDRFLFNNGYADEVVRLLKAQGIEVQTFFDVEADPTLSVVEKGAAAMQSFQPDVILALGGGSPMDAAKIMWVMYEHPETDFQELAMRFMDIRKRIYKFPKMGKKAELVCITTTSGTGSEVTPFAVVTDDKTGAKYPLADYELTPNMAIVDANLVMNMPKSLTAFGGYDAITHALEAYVSVLANEYSDGHALQALKMLKEYLPSSYQNGAADPIAREKVHNAATIAGMSFANAFLGVCHSIAHKIGAEFHIPHGLANALMISNVIRFNANDNPTKQAAFSQYDRPKSRSRYAEVADHLGLSQPGDRTAQKIERLLTWLDEVKVQLDIPMSIQAAGVPEADFLAKLDELAVDAFDDQCTGANPRYPLITELKEVLIATYYGKAYIEGETFEGTTVIKKTEEPAPVAKKSAKKK comes from the coding sequence ATGTCTGTAACGAATTTAGCTGAACTTGATGCGCTAGTTGCACGTGTTCAAGCGGCACAAAAGGAATATGCCACTTTCTCACAAGAGCAAGTAGATAAAATCTTCCGTGCAGCATCTTTGGCAGCTAACCAAGCTCGTATCCCTCTAGCGCAACAAGCGGTAGCAGAATCGGGTATGGGTATCATTGAAGATAAAGTAATCAAAAACCACTTTGCTTCAGAATTCATTTACAACAAATATAAAGACGAAAAAACGTGTGGTGTATTAGAAGAGAACGAAGAGTTCGGCACCATGACTATCGCAGAACCAGTCGGTATCATCTGTGGTATCGTTCCAACCACTAACCCAACGTCTACTGCGATCTTTAAATCACTTATCGCATTGAAAACACGTAACGCCATCATCTTCTCGCCACACCCACGTGCCAAAAACTCAACGAACGATGCAGCTAAAATCGTGCTAGATGCGGCAATTGCTGCTGGCGCGCCAAAAGACATCATCGGTTGGATCGACCAACCATCGGTTGAATTATCAAATGCACTAATGAAGCACGATGGCATCAACCTTATCCTTGCCACTGGTGGTCCAGGTATGGTTAAAGCGGCTTACTCTTCAGGTAAACCCGCTATCGGTGTTGGCGCAGGTAACGTTCCTGTTGTTATCGATGAAACTGCAGATATCAAACGTGCAGTCGCTTCTGTTCTTATGTCAAAAACATTCGATAACGGCGTAGTGTGTGCTTCAGAGCAAGCTATCATCGTTATGGATGAAGTCTACGACGAAGTGAAAGCACGTTTTGCCGCTCACTGTGGTTATGTTCTCTCTAAATCAGAAGCAGATAAAGTACGTAAAATCTTATTGATTAACGGTAACTTGAACGCTGATATCGTAGGTCAACCTGCGACTAAAATTGCTGAAATGGCGGGTATTACTGTTCCTTCAAACACCAAGATCCTTATCGGTGAAGGTGGCGTAGTCAGCTACGATGACGAATTTGCACACGAAAAACTGTCTCCAACATTAGGTATGTTCCGCGCGTCTTCTTTTGAAAATGCCGTAGACCAAGCAATCACTATGGTTGAAATTGGTGGTATCGGTCATACTTCTGGCTTATACACAGACCAAGATACGAACAAAGATCGTATTCGCTACTTTGGCGATAAAATGAAAACCGCTCGTATTCTTATCAACATCCCAACCACTCACGGTGGTATCGGTGATTTGTACAACTTTAACGTTGCACCATCATTGACTTTAGGTTGTGGTTCATGGGGTGGTAACTCTATCTCAGAAAACGTGGGTCCTAAGCACCTTATCAACAAGAAAACGGTAGCTAAGCGAGCAGAGAATATGTTGTGGCACAAACTTCCAAAATCTATTTACTTCCGTCGTGGTAGTCTTCCAATCGCACTAACGGATTTAGAAGATAAAAAACGCGCATTCCTAGTAACTGACCGTTTCTTATTCAACAACGGTTATGCAGACGAAGTCGTTCGTTTATTGAAAGCCCAAGGTATTGAAGTTCAAACTTTCTTCGACGTAGAAGCGGATCCAACGCTTTCTGTTGTTGAAAAAGGCGCAGCAGCAATGCAAAGCTTCCAACCAGATGTGATCCTTGCTCTAGGTGGCGGTTCGCCAATGGATGCAGCGAAAATCATGTGGGTAATGTACGAGCATCCAGAAACTGATTTCCAAGAATTGGCAATGCGCTTTATGGATATCCGTAAACGTATTTACAAATTCCCTAAAATGGGTAAAAAAGCAGAGTTAGTTTGTATCACAACCACGTCTGGTACCGGTTCTGAAGTAACACCGTTTGCCGTTGTAACCGACGATAAAACGGGCGCAAAATACCCATTAGCAGATTACGAACTAACACCAAACATGGCGATTGTTGATGCTAACTTGGTTATGAACATGCCTAAGTCGCTAACTGCCTTTGGTGGTTACGATGCGATCACTCACGCATTGGAAGCTTATGTATCAGTTCTTGCGAATGAATACTCAGACGGCCATGCTCTTCAAGCGCTTAAAATGCTTAAAGAATACTTGCCATCTAGCTACCAAAATGGCGCAGCAGACCCAATCGCTCGTGAAAAAGTACACAATGCGGCGACAATTGCAGGTATGTCATTTGCTAACGCATTCCTTGGTGTATGTCACTCAATTGCTCACAAAATTGGCGCTGAGTTCCACATCCCACACGGTCTTGCTAACGCACTGATGATTTCAAACGTGATCCGTTTCAATGCCAACGACAATCCAACTAAGCAAGCAGCATTTTCTCAATACGACCGTCCTAAATCACGCAGTCGTTACGCAGAAGTTGCTGACCATTTAGGTCTAAGCCAACCGGGTGACCGTACAGCACAGAAAATTGAACGTCTATTAACATGGTTAGACGAAGTTAAAGTTCAACTTGATATTCCTATGTCAATTCAAGCAGCAGGCGTTCCAGAAGCGGACTTCCTAGCTAAACTTGATGAACTAGCGGTTGATGCGTTTGATGACCAATGTACTGGTGCTAACCCGCGCTACCCATTGATCACAGAGCTTAAAGAAGTGCTAATCGCAACTTACTACGGAAAAGCATACATCGAAGGCGAAACTTTCGAAGGGACTACCGTTATTAAGAAAACCGAAGAGCCAGCTCCAGTCGCTAAGAAATCAGCGAAGAAAAAATAA
- a CDS encoding SDR family oxidoreductase has protein sequence MNIYNSVVVITSAGSHLGQTLAQHFLSLHANVILVDDNEAALNRTLQQCQPTSSALLTYLLDDHSFESVQPLFSSINKHFDQGIDVLINLYPSLPAPSLMDETNFDHYSGQMSSLASTMLCFSKLAAKQMQHNQKKGVIVNLSSQDAENSSDHNSASLISNFTQSWSKELQPFNIRVGGILPPPPHGRTNNWARNRDELIRNTEYIVENDSFNGRVLDCH, from the coding sequence ATGAATATTTATAATTCTGTTGTCGTGATCACGTCAGCAGGCTCTCATCTAGGTCAAACGTTAGCGCAGCATTTCCTCTCTTTACATGCCAACGTGATCTTAGTCGATGATAACGAAGCCGCACTTAATCGTACCTTGCAACAATGTCAGCCAACGTCATCCGCCCTGTTAACTTACCTTTTAGATGACCATAGTTTTGAAAGTGTGCAACCCTTGTTTTCTTCCATCAATAAGCATTTTGATCAAGGTATTGATGTGTTGATCAACCTTTATCCTTCACTGCCTGCGCCATCTTTAATGGATGAAACCAATTTTGATCACTACAGCGGTCAAATGTCGTCACTGGCAAGTACGATGCTGTGCTTTAGTAAGTTGGCGGCCAAACAAATGCAACACAATCAAAAGAAAGGTGTGATCGTGAATTTGTCGTCTCAAGATGCCGAAAATAGCTCTGATCATAACTCGGCCTCATTGATTTCAAATTTCACCCAAAGTTGGTCGAAGGAATTACAACCATTTAATATTCGAGTTGGCGGGATCTTGCCACCTCCACCGCATGGTCGAACCAACAATTGGGCGCGTAATCGAGATGAATTGATCCGCAACACTGAATATATTGTTGAAAACGATTCCTTTAATGGCCGTGTGCTCGATTGCCATTAA
- the sodB gene encoding superoxide dismutase [Fe], which produces MAFELPALPFAKDALEPHISAETLDFHHGKHHNTYVVKLNGLVPGTEFEGKSLEEIIKTSTGGVFNNAAQIWNHTFYWNCLAPNAGGEPTGAVGEAIKQAFGSFEEFKAKFTDSAINNFGSSWTWLVKNADGSLAIVNTSNAATPLTDEGVTPLLTVDLWEHAYYIDFRNVRPDYMAAFWALVNWDFVEANLIK; this is translated from the coding sequence ATGGCATTTGAATTACCAGCACTACCTTTCGCAAAAGACGCACTAGAACCACATATCTCAGCTGAAACTCTAGATTTTCACCACGGTAAGCACCACAACACTTACGTTGTTAAGCTAAATGGTTTAGTTCCTGGTACTGAGTTTGAAGGCAAATCACTAGAAGAAATCATCAAAACTTCAACTGGTGGTGTATTCAATAACGCAGCACAAATCTGGAACCACACCTTCTACTGGAACTGCCTAGCACCAAATGCAGGTGGCGAACCAACAGGCGCTGTCGGTGAAGCAATCAAACAAGCTTTTGGTTCTTTCGAAGAATTCAAAGCTAAATTTACTGATTCTGCAATCAACAACTTCGGTTCTTCTTGGACTTGGCTTGTTAAGAATGCCGACGGTTCTCTGGCTATCGTCAACACATCAAATGCAGCCACTCCGCTGACTGATGAAGGTGTAACACCACTTCTAACAGTTGATCTATGGGAACATGCATACTACATCGATTTCCGTAACGTTCGTCCTGATTACATGGCTGCTTTCTGGGCGCTAGTAAACTGGGACTTCGTGGAAGCTAACCTAATCAAATAA
- a CDS encoding Grx4 family monothiol glutaredoxin, which translates to METIDKIKQQISENTILLYMKGSPKLPSCGFSSQASQALMNCGEKFAYVDILQNPDIRAELPSYAQWPTFPQLWIEGELVGGCDIIIEMFQKGELQTLITEAAARAPASEE; encoded by the coding sequence ATGGAAACTATCGATAAAATCAAACAACAAATTTCTGAAAACACAATTTTGCTCTACATGAAAGGCTCACCTAAGCTACCAAGCTGTGGTTTCTCATCTCAAGCGTCTCAAGCTCTAATGAATTGTGGCGAGAAATTTGCTTACGTTGATATTCTACAAAACCCTGATATTCGTGCTGAACTACCAAGCTATGCACAATGGCCTACCTTCCCACAATTGTGGATTGAAGGTGAGTTAGTCGGTGGTTGTGACATCATCATCGAGATGTTCCAAAAAGGCGAATTACAAACATTGATCACAGAAGCTGCCGCACGCGCGCCTGCTAGCGAAGAATAA
- a CDS encoding Na+/H+ antiporter family protein encodes MNPVVISVCLMLVLSLLRVNVVIALTLSAITGGLLAHLSLDQTVAAFQAGLGDGAEIALSYALLGAFAVALAQTGITDLLSNAVIKRVHGETNQKASAILKYAILSSLLILAVSSQNIIPVHIAFIPIIVPPLLSALNKMNIDRRMIACVITFGLVTPYMILPIGFGGIFLNDILLPALVNNGLTSATASQIPAAMFIPACGMIFGLLVSIFITYRKPRQYEEVATTPESLQQVGIDKKAVVIAVVSIVATLSAQLYSGSMIVGALVGFIILSFGKPFQTSQDSFTRGVQMMAMIGFIMISANGFASVMKATGGVETLVGFLQHSMSGHQGIAAFAMLIVGLLITMGIGSSFSTIPIIATIYVPLALSFGFSPAATIALVGTAAALGDAGSPASDSTLGPTSGLNADGQHDHIKDSVIPTFLHYNLPLIAFGWIAAMVL; translated from the coding sequence ATGAACCCTGTTGTTATTTCCGTTTGCTTAATGCTAGTACTGTCGTTACTGCGCGTTAATGTTGTTATTGCACTAACGCTTAGTGCCATTACTGGGGGCTTACTGGCTCACCTTTCCCTTGACCAAACCGTTGCCGCTTTCCAAGCTGGCCTCGGCGATGGCGCTGAAATTGCTCTAAGTTACGCCCTACTTGGTGCGTTTGCTGTAGCGTTAGCCCAAACTGGTATTACCGATTTACTGTCCAATGCGGTGATCAAACGTGTGCATGGTGAAACCAATCAAAAAGCGTCTGCCATTTTAAAGTATGCCATCCTTTCAAGCTTATTGATCTTAGCGGTCTCATCACAAAACATCATTCCAGTCCATATTGCTTTTATTCCGATTATTGTTCCACCGCTACTGTCTGCGTTAAATAAAATGAATATTGACCGCCGTATGATTGCCTGTGTGATCACCTTTGGTTTGGTCACACCTTATATGATTTTGCCGATTGGTTTTGGTGGCATTTTCTTAAACGATATTTTATTACCTGCGTTAGTCAATAATGGCTTAACCAGCGCTACCGCAAGCCAAATTCCTGCGGCGATGTTTATTCCAGCGTGTGGCATGATTTTTGGTTTATTAGTGAGTATCTTTATTACTTACCGTAAGCCTCGTCAATACGAGGAAGTCGCCACAACACCTGAATCACTACAACAAGTAGGCATTGATAAAAAAGCGGTCGTCATTGCAGTCGTCAGTATCGTGGCCACTTTATCTGCTCAGCTTTATTCTGGTTCGATGATTGTTGGCGCGTTAGTCGGTTTCATTATTTTATCATTTGGGAAGCCTTTCCAAACCAGTCAGGATAGTTTTACTCGCGGTGTACAAATGATGGCGATGATTGGTTTTATCATGATCTCTGCCAATGGTTTTGCCAGCGTAATGAAAGCCACAGGCGGTGTTGAGACCTTAGTCGGGTTCTTGCAACACAGCATGAGTGGCCATCAAGGTATTGCCGCATTCGCGATGTTAATCGTTGGTTTGTTGATCACGATGGGGATTGGTTCGTCGTTCTCAACCATTCCTATTATTGCCACTATCTATGTTCCTTTGGCATTGTCATTTGGTTTTTCACCAGCGGCAACCATTGCACTAGTCGGTACCGCTGCGGCGCTAGGTGATGCGGGGTCTCCAGCTTCAGATTCGACCTTGGGGCCAACCTCTGGTTTAAATGCCGATGGACAACATGATCATATCAAGGATTCTGTGATCCCAACCTTCTTGCATTACAACTTGCCATTAATTGCCTTTGGTTGGATTGCCGCGATGGTGCTGTGA
- the rnt gene encoding ribonuclease T, producing MTDKNDALTLKSRFRGYFPVVIDVETAGFNSKTDALLEICAVTLAMDDNGDLYPASTIQFNVEPFEGANLEKEALEFTGIRDPYSPLRGAVSEAEALKEIFKLVRKEQKAANCGRAIMVAHNATFDLNFVMAAAERSKLKRIPFHPFATFDTAALSGLAYGQTVLAKACIAAGMEFDNKAAHSALYDTKVTADLFCKIVNKWKALGGWPLEASE from the coding sequence ATGACTGACAAAAATGACGCTTTGACACTAAAAAGTCGCTTTCGTGGCTATTTTCCTGTTGTTATCGATGTAGAAACAGCCGGATTTAACTCAAAAACTGATGCGCTGCTCGAAATTTGTGCCGTCACTTTAGCCATGGACGATAACGGGGATCTTTACCCAGCTTCAACCATTCAATTTAATGTTGAGCCTTTTGAAGGGGCTAACCTTGAAAAAGAAGCGTTAGAGTTCACCGGCATACGCGATCCTTACAGCCCATTACGTGGCGCAGTAAGTGAAGCAGAAGCACTTAAAGAAATATTTAAGCTCGTCCGAAAAGAACAAAAAGCAGCAAACTGTGGTCGTGCGATCATGGTTGCGCATAATGCCACTTTCGATCTGAACTTCGTGATGGCGGCGGCTGAGCGAAGCAAATTAAAACGGATCCCATTCCACCCTTTTGCCACCTTTGATACTGCGGCATTAAGCGGACTGGCCTACGGACAAACCGTATTGGCGAAAGCTTGCATTGCAGCAGGAATGGAGTTTGATAATAAAGCGGCTCATTCAGCCCTTTATGATACTAAAGTGACTGCTGATCTTTTTTGTAAAATCGTCAATAAATGGAAAGCTTTAGGTGGTTGGCCGCTTGAAGCAAGCGAATAA
- the gloA gene encoding lactoylglutathione lyase: MSNGRVLHTMVRVGDLDKSIAFYTDVLGMDLLRKNDNTEYKYSLAFVGYGDESQGAVIELTYNWDTSEYDLGTGYGHIALGFDDIYSACDAIKAAGGQVTREPGPVKGGSTHIAFVKDPDGYMIELIQTSQMSAGLEG, translated from the coding sequence ATGTCGAATGGAAGAGTGCTACACACTATGGTACGCGTGGGCGACTTAGATAAATCTATCGCATTTTATACCGACGTGCTTGGTATGGATTTACTACGTAAAAATGACAATACCGAATATAAATACAGCTTAGCCTTTGTCGGTTACGGCGATGAATCCCAAGGCGCGGTGATTGAGCTCACTTATAACTGGGATACTTCAGAATACGATCTTGGGACGGGTTATGGTCATATCGCATTAGGCTTTGATGATATTTACAGTGCTTGTGATGCCATTAAAGCGGCCGGTGGTCAAGTGACTCGTGAGCCTGGTCCAGTCAAAGGCGGCAGCACACATATTGCTTTTGTAAAAGACCCAGATGGCTACATGATTGAATTAATTCAAACCAGCCAAATGAGCGCCGGATTAGAAGGTTAA
- the nth gene encoding endonuclease III has product MNNEKRKIILERLRENNPNPQTELNWSSPFELLIAVLLSAQATDVSVNKATDKLYPIANTPEAIYALGVEGLKQYIKTIGLFNSKAENTIKTCKMLIELHNSQVPEDRTALEALPGVGRKTANVVLNTAFGWPTIAVDTHIYRVSNRTKLAMGKTVDDVEQKLLKVIPTEFKLDVHHWLILHGRYTCIARKPRCGSCIIEDLCEFKDKTEL; this is encoded by the coding sequence ATGAATAATGAAAAACGCAAGATCATACTGGAGCGGTTGCGAGAAAATAACCCTAACCCGCAAACCGAACTTAACTGGTCATCGCCCTTTGAGCTATTAATTGCAGTTTTACTTTCAGCTCAAGCCACCGATGTCAGTGTCAATAAAGCCACCGACAAACTCTACCCTATCGCCAATACTCCAGAAGCGATTTACGCCCTGGGTGTCGAAGGCTTAAAGCAATACATCAAAACCATTGGCTTATTTAATTCTAAAGCTGAAAATACGATTAAAACTTGTAAAATGTTGATTGAACTGCATAACAGCCAAGTACCTGAAGATCGCACCGCCTTAGAAGCACTGCCGGGTGTGGGCCGAAAAACCGCTAACGTGGTCCTTAATACCGCATTTGGTTGGCCGACGATCGCGGTTGATACTCATATTTATCGTGTATCAAATCGCACTAAACTCGCGATGGGAAAAACCGTTGATGATGTCGAACAAAAGTTATTAAAAGTTATCCCTACTGAGTTTAAACTCGATGTTCATCATTGGTTAATCTTACATGGGCGCTATACCTGCATCGCTCGTAAACCAAGATGCGGTAGCTGTATAATTGAAGACTTATGCGAGTTCAAAGATAAAACCGAACTATAG
- a CDS encoding electron transport complex subunit E has protein sequence MSVSEQKQLMKNGLWDNNPALVQLLGLCPLLAVSSTVTNALGLGLATMLVLICTNTIISLVRNYVPKEVRIPIFVMIISAVVTCVQLLMSAYAYGLYLSLGIFIPLIVTNCVIIGRAEAYASKNNVKNAALDGFWMGLGMLAVLTLLGALREIIGKGSLFDGADLLLGNWASVLRIELFHIDSSFLLALLPPGAFIGVGFLIALKQVIDSNIAKRKPKQEKPTIARARVTKV, from the coding sequence ATGTCTGTTTCTGAGCAAAAACAATTAATGAAGAATGGGCTATGGGATAACAACCCAGCTTTAGTGCAACTGCTTGGTTTGTGCCCGTTGTTAGCGGTATCGTCCACCGTCACCAATGCTTTAGGTTTAGGTCTCGCCACTATGCTAGTGCTGATTTGTACTAATACCATCATCTCTTTAGTGCGAAATTACGTGCCCAAAGAAGTGCGTATCCCTATCTTTGTGATGATCATTTCTGCAGTCGTTACCTGTGTGCAATTATTGATGAGCGCTTACGCGTATGGTTTGTATCTCTCACTTGGTATTTTCATTCCTTTGATCGTGACCAACTGTGTGATCATCGGTCGCGCTGAAGCTTATGCCTCAAAAAATAATGTTAAAAATGCTGCGCTCGATGGCTTTTGGATGGGACTTGGCATGTTGGCCGTTCTCACTTTATTGGGTGCATTGCGTGAAATTATCGGTAAAGGCTCATTATTTGATGGCGCTGATTTACTGCTGGGCAATTGGGCTTCTGTGCTGCGTATTGAGTTATTCCATATTGATAGCAGTTTCTTACTTGCACTCTTGCCACCAGGTGCGTTTATTGGCGTCGGTTTTTTAATTGCCCTTAAACAGGTGATTGATAGCAATATCGCCAAGCGCAAACCGAAACAAGAGAAGCCAACCATTGCTCGTGCTCGCGTGACTAAAGTTTGA
- the rsxG gene encoding electron transport complex subunit RsxG: MLNAMKKNGAILAVFAIASTALVAVTNWVTADTITHQQQMQLQKTLNQVIPRSMHDKPLFSSCMLLPSQTSVTTKPMPAYLATKDGKPTAIAIESYAPDGYNGAIKIIVGMDMDGVITSSRVLEHNETPGLGDKIEVRKSKWIFSFDHKTVTDENKAEWAVRKDGGQFDQFTGATITPRAMVKAIKKTVIYFKQNKATILNQPLNCEG, translated from the coding sequence ATGCTTAATGCCATGAAGAAAAATGGGGCCATTTTGGCGGTATTTGCCATTGCTTCCACCGCGTTAGTCGCGGTTACCAATTGGGTCACGGCAGACACCATTACCCATCAACAACAAATGCAATTGCAAAAGACACTCAATCAAGTGATCCCACGCAGTATGCACGATAAGCCTCTATTTTCATCGTGCATGTTATTGCCGTCGCAAACCAGTGTCACCACCAAACCTATGCCGGCCTATTTAGCCACCAAAGATGGCAAACCGACCGCGATTGCAATTGAATCTTATGCCCCAGATGGTTATAACGGCGCGATCAAAATCATCGTCGGCATGGATATGGACGGTGTGATCACCAGTTCGCGAGTGCTAGAACATAATGAAACCCCTGGCTTAGGCGATAAAATTGAAGTGCGAAAAAGTAAGTGGATTTTCAGCTTCGATCATAAAACCGTCACCGATGAAAATAAAGCGGAATGGGCAGTACGTAAAGATGGCGGGCAGTTTGACCAATTTACCGGTGCTACCATTACTCCGCGCGCCATGGTCAAAGCTATTAAGAAAACCGTTATTTACTTTAAGCAAAATAAAGCCACTATTCTTAATCAACCATTAAATTGTGAGGGATAA